The sequence ttgacttCTTATAATCGATCTCACATTGAAATTCATCATAGTccagaaaaataataaattttgatatataaacaaaataatttttcgtgAATCGGATCAAGCATCATAAAACGGGTTTTGTCTATGCTACCCCATTCGATCACTGTTCGAATGGGGATCCAACGGCTCATATTTACTGCACTTAAAATGTTCACATGAACTTTTCAAGTGCAAAAAAATATGAGCCGTCATATGCAGCACATGGACAATGCCCATGTACTAACCTACACTTTCTCCATAAAACGATATCATAGATAGTGATCTTAAATTCATGTTGTGATCACAAAAAAGAACTATGATTAGCTATAATGACATGATAAACATGCATTTATTATAATGTAGTATAACTTAATACCCCAAAAATTAACTTAGGACAAAAATGTTTGTTTATACACATTTAAAAATGCGAAATCATATTACACTATTAATCAACAACTACCCAACCAACAATCATGGTTTCTTCACCAAGAAATCAAAACCCACATTTACTAGCGTTCACACGCGCTTCCATGGAATATTTGAGCTGTGTAGTATGAACATTTCCGGGGACCAAAGATTATACTACTGGAAAATAGGAGCGAAAGATGAATACAAAGAATTTGAATTGGCGAAGTTCACAAGCGGCCAAATGCTGGTTAAAGTCAATATAGTCCAGTAGTTGTCGAAGagtctgccactttcttttcATACTGTGTAGATTCGCGCTGCTTTTTTGTCTAAAGAAAGAAAGAGAGATATACAatacaatatataataataatacagaGACAAAGATTGCAACAGTAGTCTACGGAAAAAGAATGGGAGTACTTTAGGCCTATCATTCCGTTGATTCCGCGCATATTCTTGCTTGGATTGTGAAGCCCATTTGAGTTGAAACGCTTCCGCGATTGCCGCATATAAAGAGGGTTGGGCTAGAGAGAGGGAGAGAGTCGTGGAAAGTGGAAAggttttcgtttttttttgggttttgttTTGTTCTTGACTGTTGTGTATAAATATGCCTAATTTTTCAATGGCATTGAGAATTTAGCATCGCTTTCTCGAAGCTGAGCTTGACCCAGGTCAAGATTTAGTATATTCAGATCTGGGTGGGCGTTAGTTTTCCGTTTTTGTAGCTATGGTGGTGGTGTGTTGGTGACGCGTGGTTTGCACGTGCTGATGGGTTGCGTAACGTCGAAACAGACGGTTTCCGTGACTCCGGCGATACTGGATCACTCGGGGGGGTTATATGGGGGGTCGGGTCGTAGCCGAGTGGGGAGTAGCGGCGGAGGCGGCGGTTTGGTGGCAGAGCTGGACATGAACTTGAAGAAGGTGAAGAAAAGAGGAGCAGGTGAGTCGGGGAGCGAGTTGAGCGAGTCTGGTCGGACGAGTGAGTCTGTGAGTTTTCGGCTTGGGAATTTGCAAAAGTATGTGGAGGGTGAGCAGGTGGCGGCTGGCTGGCCGGCTTGGCTCAGTGCGGTTGCGGGTGAAGCCATTCAGGGTTGGGTTCCACTGAAATCTGATTCTTACGAGAAACTTGAAAAGGTTTGTTTGATTGTTTCGGTTCTGAGTCGGATTACATGTTTGATTGTAAGATAAAATGGGATCGTGTAGTTCATTGTGTCTTTGTCATTCAAGTTATTCATAGTAGTAGTTGTAACTTGGAAGTGTTTGTCTCGTGTCTTAGTATTTCATTGGGAAAACTGATGATCATATATAACAAGTGCCTTCTAGTTGTGATGGAAATGTGGAAGAATTAGTTGCAGAATGGAGAGTTTGAAACACCCGATCACTCTCGGGGACGCCGAAATATGGTTCTTTTTTGTGTTTTCAATCCTTTGAATAGCGTTGTCCGTGGTAAGCTTGGAACTGAGGGTTTAACTGAGCTAAGATTTATGATTAGGGGGTGGAGATATAACTACTATGTCTAGATGCATTAACTGGGTCTTTGCCTCCTGTAGCAAAAGTTTGAGCAAAATATCGGTTCTTAATCCTGTGAGAACTTGTGGTTTGTGATCAATAAAATGACGTTGCACTTTATAAGCCCTTAAATCTTATAATGTCTTCAATCTTGTCCTTGCAATTGAAAAGATCAGGCGGCGTGAAGAAAGCATAAACTCTACTTTTTCTATAAAAAGCTTGATTTTTATGGAAAGAAAGTTACTAGCTTAAATCATCAAGATTTTCTCCCTTTATGCTGCAAGTTCAACTGTTATGTGATTCTTTCCTGAACCAATATTTCAGGTGCTAAATCTTCTCATGACGTTGCCACTATGATGGCAAGAATAGTTTCTGTTTTCGGAACAGCATCTTACCTGCAGTCTGTATTCTATAAGATAGAATCCATTCACATTGTTCAGCGgcattcttatttttttttgttagccATTCAACTAACAAAAAATCTcaacttttcttttcttaacAGATTGGTCAGGGTACATACAGCACTGTTTTTCGAGCACGTGAATTAGAAACAGGGAAGATAGTTGCCTTAAAGAAGGTGCGGTTTGACAATTTTGAGCCTGAAAGTGTTCGTTTCATGGCTCGTGAAATAACAATTCTTCGTCGGCTAGACCATCCAAACATTATAAAGTTGGAAGGATTAATCACATCTCGTTcgtcatgcaacatatatctCGTGTTCGAGTATATGGAACATGATATTTCTGGACTCTTATCTTGCCCAGACATCGCATTCACCGAAGAACAGGTTCTAATTATTCTGCTCTAGATAGACAGTGTTACGAGTTTTACTGCACTGGCCTTCTAGACCTCTTTAAACATGAGCTATGAAAAAGAAATGACATTAATCAGTAATATATGCCTTAATCGAACTTTATTCTGTCATATTTTGTAGGTTAAATGTTACATGAAGCAGTTGTTATTGGGACTCGAGCATTGCCATTCTCAGGGTGTAATGCATCGAGACATAAAAGGTGCAAATCTCTTGGTAGATAACAATGGAATCCTGAAGGTAGGTGATTTTGGATTGGCAAATTACTGTACTTATGGGCAGAGGCAACCTCTGACTAGTCGAGTGGTCACATTGTGGTACCGCCCTCCTGAACTTTTGTTGGGGTCTACTGAATATGGGACTTCTGTGGATCTTTGGAGTGTTGGCTGCTTACTCGCTGAACTTCTCATCGGGAAGCCTATTCTTCAAGGGAGGACTGAGGTAATCAATGGAGCCATAGTTTTCTTGTTCCGTATTGAGCGATATTTTTTTGAGAGACAAATATTAATTAACTATTTGTATGACATACAAAAGTAACATCTACCATTTGTCAAAACTAATATTGTTGTCATTTGTCAAAACTAATATTGttgttaaaattaaatttacgtGGTATTCAATGCGGATTTAGGGCGAGTCTGTTAACGACTCTCATTGAGAGTAGAATTGGTCTGATTCCCCTAGCCAAATTCGCAGCATGGATGTGCTAAACCATGTGgcataattatgaaatttttatgtGTCTTTCTTTACAGGTTGAACAGttgcacaaaattttcaaactttGTGGATCCCCGCCTGAAGATTACTggaaaaaatcaaaacttcCTCATGCAACGTTATTCAAACCACAGCATCCTTACGATACCTCTCTTTGGCAAACCTTTAAAGATCTACCTGAAGCTGCTGTTACTCTAATAGAAACTCTCTTGTCTGTGGAACCGCACAAGCGGGGAACGGCTGCTTCAGCCCTCACGTCGGAGGTATTCTTGTTGGACCCTTGATAGCCACATGCAAATTTCTGGATTTCCGTACACTATTGTTTTTAATACTTTGCATTTCTCTGATGTGAAACTGATAGGGTTTCAccaaaagaaacaaaaagaagagaaactgaTAGGGCATTTGCTGTTTCAAATTGTGCTTGGGTTTAAGTTTCATGTCAAGTAGAATGACTCTAATCCTTTGCTTGTTGTTCACAATGATTAGTATTTCAAGACAAAGCCATATGCTTGTGATCCGTCAAACTTACCAAAGTATCCTCCCAGTAAAGAGATTGACATTAAAATTCGTGAAGAGGCCAGCCGGTAATTTCTCTTACATCCAATGGTATTGAAAATGATTGTTCCTTAAAGTCAAACTATAAAAGATTTGCTCCTTGTATTCAGGAAAAGGTCTGATGTACGATCTCGTGGTGGACCTGAAACAACGAGGAAGCCAACTAGGAGACCCAACGGAATGAACAAACTTGCACCAGAAGAGGTCACTCTCTCTCCCCTTTAAACTTGTACAAATATCTATAATACACACAGTTCTAATATATCCCCATACTCGTGTCCTATTTTGTTAGATGCTTTCTAGATATGGATACTCGATATGTATAAACAGGACACTTTTATAGGTTTACATAGAAGTATTACTCGAGAAATGGAATGTGAATATCCTATTTGCTACAGCTAATGAATTTATTTTGATCGCTCCTGATACAACCAGTTGTGGCATTTTGACTATACCAAGTACCATAAGaactattttttaatttttagataGTTATTgatcaaatttaatatatttatataattatatacgTGTATGTGTATATGTACACGTAAAACAGCTATATCCTTGTCGTATtctcatttttaaaaattttgggatcTGTATGGTGTCGTATCTGTGTCCTCGTATCTGCATCTGTGGAATAGAGAACTATAGACGCATAAATTTTTATCATCCTTTAAATTTCATTGTCGTGCACAGAATCTCCCTCCTCAAAAGCATGCTGAACTGAAGTTGAATGGAGATGGCATAAACAATAACAAAGGAGATGGATTCTTAGTTTGGGAGCCACCTAAGCCATCAATTATGGGGAGCAAAGAAGTGTCCCACGTAAAAAAACCATCTCAAGGCGATGATACTTGTCCCGGCCCTTTACAAGTTTCAGGATCTAGTGGTTTTGCCTGGGCAAAAGGGAGAATGAACAATTCATCATTAAGATCACGAAGTAGGTCTAGCTCTAGAAGCCTAATTCTTGAATCTTCTGGTGCCTTGCATTTGAAGAATAGCTTTGATTCAATAGGAGAGAACAATTGCGAGGTAGTGAATGGTGATCGGAAGTTTTCTGATACAAAACGTCACGACTCATGTGAAAGCATCAAGCCCCAAATGCTCAAACAATGGAGCCAATTAGAACGTCCAGATTCATTTGATACCTCAGATGAGTACCACTCTCAGGAATTGACCAAGGCACTTTATCATAAGGAGGAGGCTGCTGCCAGAAGACTCTATTCGGTAACTCTAAAACTTCTTTCTGTAGTACATTTCAAGTATATATTATCACCATCATCATTTTTTCTTCTCTTGAAAATGTGATACTATTACCACTCTTATGGAGTACAACCTTTATGAAGATTAAATAATACATGTTCAGAgttctatcattcaattaccaAAAGAGTTCAGTATAAGACAATTTTTTTATCCTCTTTATAGTTAGAAAAAAACGCCTACTCATACCCGATTAAACTTCTAGCTATCGAAGGTTGATTCTCTGTgtgaattatttttatttggttGTGACATAATGGGCATCAGAAAACTGAAACTTCTTGTCTCGAAAAATGGTCGAAGCTTTTACGTgtaatcagaaaaaaaaaatactgtcTTTCTGGTTTATGCCGTTTTCTCTTTCATAAATATCTTccattttatctgctcttgctATTTTAAGTGGGACATGAAACAGGTGTATCAAGAACAGGGGGAGAAGGTTGAATTTTCGGGACCCTTGCTAACTCAATCACAAAGAATCGATGAACTCTTGGAAAAGCACGAACGTCAAATCCGCCAGGCAGTTCGAAGATCATGGTTCCAGAGAGGTAGGACAATCCATCTTGGAAGTGAATTAGATTCCAAAATCGTTAATTTTATCCGCTAGACGTGCAGCGAGATAAGTTTCTACAAGGCAGAAGGCCCCAATAGACCCTTTTTTCTTCCACTGCTTCACTAGGATGTTCACAAATCACATATCCCATCCCTTTAGAATGAACGTATTCGTTAAAGACTTTTCATAACAAATTCTTGTTTCCTAAATGCAGTTAAGCGAAACGGAAAGCAACTGCCTGTGTACTAGTTTGTAGCTGTCCATGGAAGCGAATAGCTGATCTAATCATGATAACCAATCCGGGCATGGTCGTTCAACGAAAAGCTTCTTTGTTGCAGAAGGATTGAGCTGTATATTGACTAGCAAGCATGACCAACTCGGCTTTGGGAACCACAGCCGAATGCGTTCTCTCAGCTACAACGAtgctgcaaaaaaaaaaaaaaaaagagaccaAAATGGATCCCTCTTATCCGAGCTCATACATCAATCAAGATCTAGGAAGGGAAGATTATGTTTGTTCATTCTATTCTTTTTGATACATATACCTCTTTGaaagttttaatataatattctaTCAAAATAGCAATTTTAATCTCTTCCATTAGATTTCTCAGCTTGATTCTTATTCTTAGTCCCCAAAACAATGTACTAATGCCTATAAATTCAATCTTCTGGTTCATCTCAACGATTTCAAATCCATAATAATAAATCCATGTTATTTGTGTAGATAAATTACTCTGCAatggattaaaaaaatttaacaggATGTTTTGTCatttcaaatctttctttcagaaaagtttattatttttttccgaGTCAAATTCATTATATTAAATTGGTATATAAATTATTGTATTTGCAAATGGAAAAAAATTGTTGAGATTGAAATTATTTGCCCattgataaaaaataaaaaaatcctcAGCACATTTGAAACATTTCGGACCAAAAATGATTGATAATAActtataaatgttttttttttaaaaaattaatatataaatcaacGAAAATTTTTCATTTATTATTGCGAGATTTGTAGTTTAGTACTCATCAGACTAGGTGTATTTCAATAGATTAATTTTCCCCATGAAATCTATTTTTTTTGGGaatcttaaataataaataaatgaatttCACAGGTAAAAATGCCATTTTCTTTAAatatattgaatttaaatttcGTGAAATTGGATGTACTAAgcaatttataattaaaagaataaaatctcaaaaccatacGAAAAAACTACCGAAATAATTTTGCACAGATAAGTGAATTTCTAATTATAGTTTACCTTGtcggaaaaaaaattgatagtTTACTTTACTaccattaatatataaatatataatatattgttaCATTTTTatggtgtatatatatatatatatatatatatatatatattatcttgtcaCAATTTATATGATTTGTTTCAATAAAAACATCCGACATCCATAATTATCTTCACTAAGAGCAATTATGATTTGGAAATTTACTTTACTaccattaatatataaatatataatatattgttaCATTTTTatggtgtatatatatatatattatcttgtcaCAATTTATATGATTTGTTTCAATAAAAACATCCGACATCCATAATTATCTTCACTAAGAGCAATTatgatttggaaattttgacTTGAATAATTATAAACCAGCAAAGACTCGATTTtacaatttgttttttttaaaaaattgcaaTGAATTtatatcattaaatattaaattttttttatgacgtgAGAAAAAAGCTACAACAAATACAAGAGGCTAAttcttaaatatattatttttttgatatttaCTCCGCAatacatttttttattaatctttgaaattattaaatattaaatttgacgATTCATAAAAACTCATATAAAATCATctcataatttaattttatgaaataaatacCAAtccgattttaaaaaaaactatcattttttcattatatatacatacatagatCACAATACCGTGGTATGAATTCGTCGACCAAATAATACACCAAATTATAAATGTCTAATCTTTGACAACCGTGTTTTGAGTCACAGCCCCGTGACATTATcaaacaaaattaattaattattaattaatgagTAAAAAAAAGACAACTGAAAGAGTGAAAAAACAAATCCGGGTCCCTttagtccgggtcgggtctgtctCTGTCATTTCCCCCTGCGATCCAATTTCCCCCCTTTTGCCTTTGCAAATGGCGAAAAGATCACATTATTTCATCATATATTTAACCAAAAAACTTGTATCTAAATCGTTTGTCTGAACattattttcattaatttcccaatcacaatccgaatttaattGCCCCGTCGCATTTCTTCCCCAACCCCGAACCCTAAGAATTCAATATCCATTAATTTTTACTACTGACACTGCTTGAGGTTTCCCTTTCTTGGATTTATTCCACCAGTTTTTGAATGGATTTTTCAGTTGGATTCTGGTGATTTACTGTTGGATTGCTTCAAGGTCAAAACCCCTCAGCTGGAATTGTGAAATTCGATGTGGGTTTGTTTGattcttgaattcttgattgCATTGTGGCAGTGATTAGCGGGTTGTGGAGATCTGGGGGTCAGCTGGGTCGACTTGGAGGGGAATATTTGGGAAATAGGACTGGAAAGAAAGGGGTTTTGGATCCGATCGGGGGCAAAACAGCGCCATTAGATGGCGCTGTTCAGACGATTCTTCTACAGGAAGCCGCCTGATCGGCTTCTTGAGATTTCTGAAAGGGTATATGGTATGTTGTGGCCACTTTTCTTATTGCTGTTTTGTGGGTTTTTAGCTCAACAATGTTTGAATCAAGGGCTCCGAAATGGAGTTAGGGGCCAGTTTTGGGGGTTGATTACTTCAAGAGTTGAATTTCTTGCTCTTTGGCTGTTTAACTTGGTTAGGCACTTAAACACTATTTTACTAAAAGTTGAAGCTTTTAACTCTGGTTATCCTCAAATTAAGTGTGAAAATTCTATGTTGTAGTTTGTTTTGAAAGTATACAGAGCTGCTGAGTGTTGATGTTTCAGAGTTTGGTATTTTAATTCAGCTTGAGTTTATATTCAGCAaagcaaaattttaaatttgtcgAACTTTAAGATTTCAGGTGGGTGAAAAGGGTTTCAGATCATTAGGCTGTGGCATCATTTTACTTCTTTGCTCGAAAACCTTTATCAGCTTGCTGCTTTGGTTTTTGTTAAAGGCGGTgttaaattttatgattttaatgaAAGCAATTTTGTTTTCCAAGGCATTGGTTACATGTTTTAAAATAAAGTTTTATTTTGTAGTTCCATATCAGTATTCTTTTATAGTTCCtcctattttaaattattttgcagatttaagtaataaataaattatgaaatattttatgtactGCATTTGCTGAAAATCGTCTTTTATGGCTTGTGAGTTTTGCAATGTAACCTGGTTCCATTGGAAACAGCTTTAGGATTCTTACCGAGTCTGTGATTTGTGCGATGTGGTGATGCTATCTGATTTGTTCTCCATGTAGTGTTCGATTGCTGCTTCTCCACTGATGTGCTGGATGAAGATGAATACAGATCATACATGAATGGGATTGTGGCTCAGTTACAAGATCACTACCCGGATGCTGCTTTTAtggtttttaattttaaagaagGGGAACGACGGAGCCAACTATCTGATATATTATCTCAGTATGACATGACAGTCATGGATTACCCTCGGCAATATGAAGGGTGCCCGCTTTTACCGTTGGAAATGATCCACCATTTCTTAAGATCCAGTGAGAGCTGGTTATCCCTCGAGGGCCAACAAAATGTTCTTTTGATGCATTGTGAAAGGGGAGGATGGCCTGTCCTTGCATTTATGCTGGCTGGTCTTCTTCTATACAGGAAGCAGTACACCGGGGAGCAGAAGACTTTAGAAATGGTGTACAAGCAGGCACCAAGGGAACTTCTTCATCTTTTGTCTCCTTTGAATCCACAGCCGTCTCAACTTAGATATCTTCAGTACATTTCAAGGAGAAATTTTGGGTCAGATTGGCCTCCTTCAGATACGCCTCTGGCTTTGGACTGTATTATATTTAGAAACCTTCCTCTATATGATGGTGGGAGAGGATGCCGGCCTGTAGTTCGTGTATATGGTCAGGATCCTTCATTGAAAGAATCCACTAGAAGTTCAAAACTTTTGTTTTCATCTTCTAAGTTGAAAAAGTATATTCGTCTGTATAGTCAGGTAAGCGACAATCCAtctatttaattttgaataggTTAAGctgtaaaaaaaaagaaaatttatgAGGTGTTCTTATGATATGTGACTGCAGGACGAGTGTGAACTAGTGAAAATTGATATTCATTGCCGTGTTCAAGGAGATGTTGTTCTTGAATGTATACATTTTGACGATGATCTAGTGAGGGAGGAAATAATATTCAGAGTTATGCTGCATACAGCATTTGTCAGGTCAAATGTCGTGATGCTGGCCCGTGATGAAGTTGATGTTCTCTGGGATGCTAAGGACCAGTTTATAAAGGAATTCAGATCAGAGGTAAACTTCTGTGTTGCTTGTGCTATGTCTCTCTGTCTCTGAAGATTCAGAATTTGACCCTTTTCTTTTCTGGATCAGGTGCTCTTTTCAGATGTTGATTCTCTTCCGTTCATTACCACCATTGAAGCAGTAAGTGATGATGGCAATGAAACCGAAGGTGCTTCACCCGAGGAATTTTTTGAGGCAGAAGAGATTTTCAGCAGTGTTATTGATAGTCAGGAAGCCAAGGGGGAGACTGACGACCTTACAGACCAAGCTAGCGCTCAAGTTGATGAAAATCGTAATAAAGAAATCTTGAAGGATGAGTTGGATCATCACGCATTTCAAGATTGTGCAGCAGATGAGGGAATTCACTTACAAGGCATAAAGTTGGACTCAAATGATGAACGCTTACGTAATGGGGGCATCAAAATAGATTCCTTGTCAGGGATATCTGATGTGTCTAGTAACGCCGTAACCATATCTGTAAATGAGCGTATGCATGGGAATTCTGAAGAAGCGAGCAAGGAAAGTCTGGAACCGCGCACCGTAATGGAGAAGATTGAAAATCAAGGTTCACAGCAGAATTCTattgccgatgatgatagtcagAAGTTGGTTgttgccgatgatgatagtcagAAGTTGGTTAAGGGGTTCTCAACAGTCACAAAAAAGCAGCCAGTCACCAATTTAAAACCTTCTTCAGATGCTATTAGTTCCAATAAGAAAACTAAGCAGCAAGAGTCGCTGGGTCCCCTAGCAAGACAAGCAAAGCCAAATGCTGTATCCAGGTGGATACCTTCTAATAAAGGTTCTTACACTAATtcaatgcatgtatattatCCTCCGTCAAGACATAACAGTGCTCCAGCAGCACTATCTCTTGGCAAGGATTCTCCCCCTCATGGGAAATCTAAATCCCCATCTGTTACTCCATCTTCAGAATCTACAGCTATAGCTGACAGGCCAATCGCACCAGGTCATGGGAAGCATTCATCTTGTCCATCATCATTAGATTTGTCACCTGTCCAAGAGGCCTCTTCCACAAGTCTACTGTCATCACCAAAGATAGAGAGTGAGGCCCATGAACTTAGTCCAGCTCCATCATCTCCTCCTCAACCacaaccaccaccaccacctccacctccaccatTTTCATCTGCAAGAGCTGCCATTACTTTTCTTAAAAGTTCACCACCCCCTCCCCCACCTCCTTCCCCGCCATTGCCATATTCCCAGAGTACAGAATTTTCTCAGTTACTCAGTTCTATTCCATCAACGTCCTCATCTTCTGAAAATACAAACTTAAGTACCAATTTGAAGGTGACTTTTCTCCCACCACCTCCTCCTCCACCAGCACCTCCGCTACCTTCCAACTTTTCTAATTTTCAGAACATTAGTCCAATTTTCCCATCCATACCTTCATCTCCACCTCCGCCACCTGCCCGACCTTCCAACCTTTCTAATTTTCAGAATGTTAGTCGAATTTTACCATCTGTAGCTCCATCGACGCCTCGTCCACCTTGGTCATCTGGGAGTAATGTTCTTGCACTTTCACCAAGTTCTCCACCTCCCAACCCacctccgccgccgccgccgccaccaccaccaccaccaccaccaccaccgtTTAATCATGTATCGGTCTCGCAAAAATCTTCCGATATAAAGATgcctccaccaccaccaccaccaccaccaccaccaccaccaccgtTTAATCATGTATCGGTCTCGCAAAAATCTTCCGATATAAAGATTCCTCCACCACCACCTTTGACTTCACTCAGCGCCCAATTTAACCACCAACCGACACCTCCAATTTATGGCGTGCCAAATTTTCCCTTGCATGGagctccacctccacctccaccacgCCCATCTCCACTGATTACCACTGTGCCATCCCCACCTCATGCACAGCCACCACTACGTCCATCATTAGGTGTGctacctccacctccacctccacctccaccgcttGTACGTGCTATGAcccctcctcctcctcctccaccCCCACCACCACCAACACCAACACCAACACCAACACCAACACCAACCCCAACCAATAGAGTCCTAGAACCACTTGTCCCTTGTACTCTTCAGGCCTCAGTGCCGCCGCCACCGCccccaccaccaccaccaccacaaCTTTTGCCTATGTACCCAATACCGCCTCCAGTACCTAGAGGCGTagctccacctccacctccacctcctaGTGGCCCACCTCCACCACCCCCACCTCTTAGAAGCTCAATACCTCCCCCACCTCCTCTTACACGTGGAGTTCCAACACCACCTCCTCCACCCTTGTTTGGTGGCCCACCTCCACCACCTCCGCCCATAGGAAAGGgcccacctccacctccacctccacctcctccTGGAGCCCCAACACCACCTCCTCCACCCATGTTTGGTGGCCCTCCTCCACCACCTCCGCCCACAGGAAGAAgcccacctccacctccgcctcCGCCAGGAAGACCAACACCACCTCCTACACCCATGTTTGGTGGCCCACCTCCACCACCTC comes from Henckelia pumila isolate YLH828 chromosome 4, ASM3356847v2, whole genome shotgun sequence and encodes:
- the LOC140863631 gene encoding formin-like protein 20 isoform X3, which translates into the protein MALFRRFFYRKPPDRLLEISERVYVFDCCFSTDVLDEDEYRSYMNGIVAQLQDHYPDAAFMVFNFKEGERRSQLSDILSQYDMTVMDYPRQYEGCPLLPLEMIHHFLRSSESWLSLEGQQNVLLMHCERGGWPVLAFMLAGLLLYRKQYTGEQKTLEMVYKQAPRELLHLLSPLNPQPSQLRYLQYISRRNFGSDWPPSDTPLALDCIIFRNLPLYDGGRGCRPVVRVYGQDPSLKESTRSSKLLFSSSKLKKYIRLYSQDECELVKIDIHCRVQGDVVLECIHFDDDLVREEIIFRVMLHTAFVRSNVVMLARDEVDVLWDAKDQFIKEFRSEVLFSDVDSLPFITTIEAVSDDGNETEGASPEEFFEAEEIFSSVIDSQEAKGETDDLTDQASAQVDENRNKEILKDELDHHAFQDCAADEGIHLQGIKLDSNDERLRNGGIKIDSLSGISDVSSNAVTISVNERMHGNSEEASKESLEPRTVMEKIENQGSQQNSIADDDSQKLVVADDDSQKLVKGFSTVTKKQPVTNLKPSSDAISSNKKTKQQESLGPLARQAKPNAVSRWIPSNKGSYTNSMHVYYPPSRHNSAPAALSLGKDSPPHGKSKSPSVTPSSESTAIADRPIAPGHGKHSSCPSSLDLSPVQEASSTSLLSSPKIESEAHELSPAPSSPPQPQPPPPPPPPPFSSARAAITFLKSSPPPPPPPSPPLPYSQSTEFSQLLSSIPSTSSSSENTNLSTNLKVTFLPPPPPPPAPPLPSNFSNFQNISPIFPSIPSSPPPPPARPSNLSNFQNVSRILPSVAPSTPRPPWSSGSNVLALSPSSPPPNPPPPPPPPPPPPPPPPPFNHVSVSQKSSDIKMPPPPPPPPPPPPPPFNHVSVSQKSSDIKIPPPPPLTSLSAQFNHQPTPPIYGVPNFPLHGAPPPPPPRPSPLITTVPSPPHAQPPLRPSLGVLPPPPPPPPPLVRAMTPPPPPPPPPPPTPTPTPTPTPTPTNRVLEPLVPCTLQASVPPPPPPPPPPPQLLPMYPIPPPVPRGVAPPPPPPPSGPPPPPPPLRSSIPPPPPLTRGVPTPPPPPLFGGPPPPPPPIGKGPPPPPPPPPPGAPTPPPPPMFGGPPPPPPPTGRSPPPPPPPPGRPTPPPTPMFGGPPPPPPPTGRGPPPPLPGGPTRPPTLGAPPPPMFGGPPPPPPPMFGGPPPPPPPMFGGPPPPPPPIGRGPPPPPPPGGRGPPPPPPPGGRGPPPPPPPGSRAPGPPAPPGPPGVGPPPPPPFGAKGPAVDGRGLSASSGRAARPPGMSAPRRSTLKPLHWSKVTRALQGSLWEELQRYGEPQVAPEFDVSELETLFSATVPKSDSAGGKSGGRRKSAGSKPEKVHMVDLRRANNTEIMLTKVKMPLPDMMAAVLALDESILDADQVENLIKFCPTKEEMELLKGYTGDLDNLGKCEQFFLELMKVPRVESKLRVFLFKILFYSQVSDFKKSLTIVNSSCEEVRQSLKLKEIMKKILYLGNTLNQGTARGAAVGFKLDSLLKLTDTRASNSKMTLMHYLCKVLASKSPSLLDFHKDLISLETASKIQLKSLAEEMQAIIKGLEKVKQELAASENDGPVSETFRKNLTEFVGAAEIEVSSVTNLYSTAGRNADALALYFGEDPAKCPFEQESS